The window atgtctggcacacagtgtaggggcaaaggcctatctgaccactgatacctggtctgcaaagcatggtcagggcaggtatatcacctacactgcgcattaggtaaacctggtgacggctgccaagcaccTCCTCTActtcatcctcttccataacatcctcggccgagttcCTCTTCCACTGGGGTTgatttgcctcaaagcggagagtcacaccgctccagcgctcctgtcggccctgaacgcacaggtggaccagtggctgactccgcaccaactggagattggcaaggtggtttgtgacaacggaacaaatttgttggcggcattgaggttgggcaagttgacacatgtgctgtgcatggcacatgtgtgtaatctgattgtacaacgctttgtgctcaagtacccaggcttacaggatgacctgaagcagtccaggaaggtgtgtggccatttcaggcgttcctacacggccatggcgcacttgtcagatatccagcggcgaaacaacatgccagtgaggcgcttgatttgggacagcccaacacgttggaattcaacactcctaatgttcgaccgcctgctccaacaagagaaagccgtcaacgaatatttgtatgaccggggtgctaggacataatttgcggagctgggaatttttttgccacgttactggaggctcatgcgcaatgcctgtaggctcatgtagTGCCCTGCGAATAGTGCTGTAttaggcagtagatgagcgtgaagaggaagagttgtggacaccatcaccaccagaaacagccttatcagcatcgcttgctggacctgtggcaacgctggaagaggattgtgaggaagaggagtcagaggaggaatgtggctttgaagaggaggaggaagaccaaccacagcaggcatcccagggtgctccttgtcacctatctggttcccgtggtgttgtacgtggctggggggaagaagattataccttccctgacatcactaaggacgaggaacgggacatgagtagctcggcatccgtccgtgcaaatggggtctttcatgctgtcgtgcctgttgagggaccctcgtataaaaaggatgaaggagacctgtactgggtgtcctccacgctactagaccctcggtataaacataaagtgcctgacatattACTGCAAGGCAGAAAGGAttaagcaggtccaaaataaattaagaagtatgctgtacacagcgtataagggtcatgtcacagcacaacagggatctaacaggggaagaggtgaaagtaatccccctcctcctcccacgaacacgctggcaaggacaggatgctctACAGACATGCTgatgatggaggacatgcggagctttttaagttctacgcatcgccacagcccttcggggtccaccatcagagaatgacttgaccgacaggtagcagactacctggccttaaccgcagatatcgacactctgaggagcgatgaaccccttgactactgggtgtgccggcttgacctgtggcctgagctatcccaatttgcgctcgaacttctggcctgtcccgcttcaagtgtcctgtcagaaaggaccttcagtgcagcaggaggtattgtcactgagaagaggagtcgccttggtgaaaaagtctggattacctcacctttcttaagatgaatgagggatggatcccgaagggactgacactgggcctgacacttgactgaacaaggcctgatcagatgagctgccttgggctaaaaatggtccacacgctgctgtatttgaactctgaatgccggatgacttgcgtgacttatccgccaccaactagggttgaagccgcaatgttttagggcacagcggctgcgacaataccaaactttccagccaggtgtacatgcctaatttttctggcctctgctgctgcacttgttatggtgctgcaatttttatggccgctgctacagaagctgcaacaataccacatttttcaggcatgtgtacatgcctaatttttctgatactctctgctgacatctctgtccattttagcaaccgtggatattagatgtatgctaagggtagcatggtggctcagaggttagcactgctgccttgcagtgctggggccttgggttcaaatcccactatgtgctgcctaaaggggagctctaactatgtgctgactaacatgggggaatctaactatgtgatgcctgaaggggggaatctaactatgtgctgcctaatatgggggaatctaactatgtgatgactaaaggggggctctatgtgctgcctaaaagcacgttattccaaaccatttaggaataataggtgatttatgccctttatggattaaaaccagactctgcatcaactatgtaattttccatgggagtttagccatggatcccactccggcacgccacagtccaggtgttagtctccTTGAaataacttttaaatcactattgtggccagaaagagtccctgtgggttttaaaattcgcctgcccatttgcggaagttcgcgaaccgaaaattttatgttcgtgacatcactattTACGTTCTCTTTACTGCCATACCAACATGGACGTCCCTTGGTGCACACAGAGTGATGTTACCCTGTGTGTGTCTGAGCCGGAGACAGTGGGAAGAGGTCCTGCACCTCTCCCAACCTGCAACCAGGGAAAGTGCCCTAGACCCATAATTCTAGAGATCTCCAGCAGTTCTGCCACCCTGCCAGGCTAGGAAGATGGTGGTTCCCTAGGCAGGTGCCTACTCAGCCAACCCCCAATCTTGGCCCTATGAAACAGACATATACATCGTAAATAAAGATCAGTATTATCATAGCCCTTCAGGAAAGATAATGTTCCCTCTACAGAACCttctctctcctgctctggtgcttctgtacaatgtatagtatggaatatagtgtataatgtgtcagtgactttatacacacatgtatatgtatattatatgtagaattgttataGATAGTATAGAAGATATTGATTGAATAGATAAAAATAATGATATTTCTGTTATTTTTGTAGACGAAGGACACATCCAGCTATTTCTAGGCAGGGACAGCTGCTATAAGATCGCGGACAAGGTAGTATATAAAGGGAAAGAATAGATGTTGTACGGATAGAAGTAAATACAGGGATATACTGGAGACATACAGGTACTGTATAATAGAATGTATTTAGATAAGAAATGTATTACCAGCCTCTAACTCTTCTCATCCCTCTAGTATCTCCTGGCCATGGTCCTCATCTACTTCCGAAGAGCCAACCTGCGTACGGAGGAATATAACACCTACTTCTTTCCAGCGCTGTGAGTTTATCTTAATGTTATTGCATATAAACACatctatataaatacataaatatatatatatatatatatatatatatatacaaacattaatataaatacatatatatatctatatatatatatatatatactgggcactCTATATTGTAATATTACTACCAATggttcttctcctcttcctcttgtgaaatgttgtataatttttatttattaattttttctccttttaggtTTCTTGCCAACCAGTTTGAAGAGGATGAGATGTTTCGACGCGAGATCTACCCCTGGGCCCTCGGACCGATGTGGACGGCGATGAAGACCTGGATGCTACACCTGCGGAACCTGCTGCTCCTCCGGATGAGATTCCACGCTTGAGTAACCAGAGACACCTGTGATCGGGTCAGtgacataaaataaaaactatacacTAGGAATGAAAGTCTGTGTTTATTATAACAATTTATATTGTGATTAATTCTAGATCATGGCACAAGACCCCGAGTACTGGGCATGGAAGAGAGAGCGGAAGGAACATCACGGCTGGGCCATACGCTGGTACCGGAGGGATCCTGGAGAATACATCCCGAGAGGCCCATGGTGGATCCCTCCCGCCTGCTCCATCTGTATCACCGATCTGCAGCCTTGTGCCGGGGAAGAGAACACCAAGCGAAGGAGGACGAAGAAAGAAGAACAGAACGGATGAAGACCAAGCCGCCCCAGATGTATTCTTAAGGTCACGTTCCCACTTGGCATATAtgtagcgtatttgatgctgcgcaaaGTCTGCtgaagcagcgggaaatatgctgcgtatccctcgctcaccatacacacaaggctttctggcggcagccctatgtgcgcagtgagttttggaggcggggctccacctccaaaactcacttcaaacatagggctgccgcaagaaagccttgtgtgtatggtgagtgagggatAAGCAGCGTATCTCCCGCTGCTGCTAcagattttgcacagcgtgaaatattCTGCGTACACGCCAAgagggaacgtacccttatagtaTATTTATTGTTACACATAATGCACACACTAAATCACTGTACACAAATCACAAACACaaaatacatacacattcattccctacacactttcactacatacacattcatctccTACACACAATCACTACaaacacattcattccctacacactatcactacatacacattcatcccctacacactatcactacatgcaCATTAATtctctacacactatcactacatacacattcatcccctacacactgtcACTActcacacattcatcccctacacactatcactacatacacattcattctctacacactatcactacatacacattcattcccttcacactatcactacatacacattcatcccctacacactatcgctacatacacattcatcccctacacactatcactacatacacattcatcccccacACACTGTCACTTtctacacattcattccctacacactatcactacaaaCACATTCATCCTCTACACacaatcactacatacacattcatcccctacacactatcactacatacacattcattccctacacactatcactacatacacattcatcccctacacactatcactacatacacattcattccctacacactatcactatttacacattcattccctacacactatcactacatacacattcattccctacacactatcactacatacacattcattccctacacactatcactacatacacattcatcccctacacactatcaataCATACACAATCATCCTCTACACACAATcaatacatacacattcattccctacacactatcactacatacacattctgcccctacacactatcactacatacacattcatcccctacacactatcactacatacacattcattccctacacactatcactacatacacattcattccctacacactatcgctacatacacattcatttcctacacactatcactacatacacattcattccctacacactatcactacatacacattcattctctacacactatcactacatacacattcatcccctacacactatcacttcatacacattcatcccctacacactatcactacatacacattcattccctacacactatcactacatacacattcattccctacacactatcactacatacgcATTCATCCCCTATACACTATCAATACATACACAATCATCCTCTACACacaatcactacatacacattcattccctacacactatcactacatacacattcattccctacacactatcactacatacacattcatcttcctacacactatcactacatacacattcatcccctacacactatcactacatacacattcatcttcctacacactatcactacatacacattcatcccctacacactatcactacatacacattcattccctacacactatcactacatacacattcattccctacacactatcgctacatacacattcatttcctacacactatcactacatacacattcattccctacacactatcactacatacacattcattctctacacactatcactacatacacattcatcccctacacactatcacttcatacacattcatcccctacacactatcactacatacacattcattccctacacactatcactacatacacattcattccctacacactatcactacatacgcATTCATCCCCTATACACTATCAATACATACACAATCATCCTCTACACacaatcactacatacacattcattccctacacactatcactacatacacattcattccctacacactatcactacatacacattcatcttcctacacactatcactacatacacattcatcccctacacactatcactacatacacattcatcttcctacacactatcactacatacacattcatcccctacacactatcactacatacacatttgcAGTCATGTTATAGcgtaataggggcatagatgcccacgacaaggaaataattctacagccgtacaaatcactagtcagactacacatagaatactgtgtacagtactgggcaccagtgtacaagaaagatatagtggagctggagagggttcaaagacgagcaaccagggtaatacggggaatgggaggactacagtacccagaaacatGATcaaaattggggttatttagtttagaaaaaagaaggcttaggggagacctaataactttgtataaatatatcaggggaccattcAGAGATctatcccatgatctatttatacccaggactgtatctataacaaggggacatcctctacgtttagaagaaagaaggtttctacacaaccacagacgggggttctttactgtaagagcagtgagactgtggaattctctcccggaggaggtagtcatggtgaactctgtaaaagagttcaaaaggggtctggatgcattcttggagaataataacatcgccggttatgtatactagatttatagggacagaacgttgatccagcgatttattctgactgccaaggactgggaaggaatttttacctctagtatgagggttttttgccttcccctggatcaactcagtagggatttacacattaaaaacacattaaaaatacatataaaatataataataaacttcacatttaattacatttatttacctTGTCTGAGTCACTTCTTCTATTAGAATTTGTTACAAAGTGTGGATGATGAGCGGTGTGTGACCCGAATGCCCTGATGTAACCTTcagagttttttttccttctccctaGTAAATAGTAAAGTAGAAAAAATGTGGGGGCGTTGCCTGGCGGTTGGTATGAGCGGTCGCACGCTGTAGGTGCTCCCGCTTAGAGCCTGCTATTTCTTGATCCTGACTGGAATCCTGGAGTCCCTTACCCCTCTGACCCGTCTCAGGACCCGAGCTATGGCCCAGAAACAAGATCCTGATAAGATGAGGGACCGGTCTGCGGTGGAGAAGCTCCGGGACTATGCCCGCGCTGCGAAGCAAGATGGCGCCGGACAGGCCGGAGCGACAGCCTCACGAGCTGAACTGTGGGGAGGGGAGCTGGACAGAGACGCTGCGGCACCTGAACTTACCCTCCGAGAGGTGAGTGACACACTCCTGATGGCTATCTAGACATGCCGGACCTCACTCACCGGTAAAATGGAGGAGATCCGTGTGGATGTCGGCCTCTTGAGGCAGGACTTTCAGAACCTGCGGGACCTGGTGGTGGAGACGGAGACTCGCATCTCCATGCTGGAGGACTCTGTGCAGCCACTTCCTGCCTCCCTTAGAACCGTGCAGGAGCAGCTTGAGACGGCGCGACAGAAGAATGACGACCTGGAGAACAGGCTGCGTTGGAATAACATCCGGGTGATCAGCCTGCCGGAACGCGTGGAGGGGCAGAACCCGAGGGCATACGTTGAGAGGTGGATTAGGGAGCTTTTTCCAGATGCCCCCTTCTCAGCTGCCTATGCTGTGGAGCGTGCAAACCTGGTACCCTCCAAATCTCCCATTCCTGGTGCCCCTCCGCGGCCGCTGCTAGCAAGGTTCCTTAACTGCAACGATAGGGACCTGATTCTCCGGTCTGCATGACAGCTGCCTGACATCACAGTGCACAACGCCAGAGTCTCCATCTTCCCGGATTTTTCCTCAGATCTGCAGCTCAAAAGGGCCTCCTTCACCTCGGTCAAGGCTAGGCTGAGGGAGCGGGGGGTGCCGTACTCCATGGCATACCCTGCCCGCCTCCGTGTTGTGGACGGGGACCGGGCCATCTTCTTTTCCACCCCGCAAGATGCTGACGACTGGTTGCGTCGGCAGCGCTGATCCTGCAATCTGCTTCACCGTTCCTGCTCCAGGTTCCTGAGACCGAACATGATGGCCCCTGCTATGCATCTCCCTGTCCATCCCCTCCTCCAGTTCTTCTTCACCCCCCCTTTCTGCTGGACATTAGGTACTGTGCCACTTTTCCATGACCCCTCTCCCCGTGTCTCCCGTGCCCGGCATCGTGACCCTTGGCCCCctgcctcccctcctcccccggACCTCCCTGCCCTCCATATTCCCCGATTATTCTGGTGTGGACCCCGATGACCCCTGGAGGTTCTCAGGCTGTGTCCTTCTTCTTTATCTGATCTGGGGCCTGTTGGTTTTCTTTTCTTCTGCTTCTTTTCTCTCCTTCTCGTCCCCCTCcctccttcacccccccccctttttgttttcacTCTTCTTTCTATTCTATGCTGACTTCACCCTGACCTCTTTTCTCCTTTTCCTCCTCTCTTCTGTTCTCTCTCTCCTGGTTCTCCTTTCATTCTCGGTCTGGTTTCTCTTCTTCATTCTCCCTTCCTGTCcttccctatgttttttttttctctcacgggtcattacccccctgctccctTCCTTTAATGTATATGCTCAGGGCGCTCCATCATTAGTATGTATAAGCAGGTTCTCCCCACTAGAGGGAGCTGTTGCTCAACTGATGTTTTATCACCACTGGTATGGTTGtattttttgttatgtttgtttGACTGTCCCCTGTTTAGTTTGGGGATTCTCCTTGTCCACCAGTTCCTATTTGAGAGATTTTCCATGTGTTCCTTGTGTCCTATACCACCCGTGTGTTTTAGTAACCCCGCCTACCCACGCACCTGTCCTTGTTGCTCGCCCTGACTGGGGACTGCCTGTCTTATGTGTTCTTGTCTTTCCCCTTGCTGTCATGCTTGTTATCCTTCCTTATGGCGGATCTTAGGGTACTGTCCTGGAACAGTAGAGGAGCCCGCACCCCCCGTAAACGTGCCTCATCTAACTCCGAACAGGGCTGGTCAGTTTTCTAAACCCTGGGTCCAATGTTCCCAGCACTCCTTCCACATGTCATTCTCCAGGGGGGTTTCCCTTCTAGTTAGCAAGAGGGTGCGATGGGATCCTGACACGGTCCGCAGGGACTCACAGGGTcgctttatttttgtttatgcttTTTTGAATAATATGCCATTTGTCCTATTGTTTCTCTATAACCCTCCTCCTGCTACTATGGGGATCCTACATGGGGCAGTTACTTTTGCTGCTAGTTTTACCCTGCTGCCCGTGTTTTGTGTATGGAGGACTTTAATATGCTGCTGAACCAGGCTCTGGACTGACATAGTCCTAGGGGGGTCCCCGGGGGCACTGGGGTTACTCCTCTCTCACAGTTCCTGGACGAAGTTGGTTGGGTCAACATATTTAGGACCAGGGGCCCTCTAACTAGGCAAAACTGGTGTCATACTCTGGGCTGAAATGCGCTGTCCAGGATCGACCTTGCATGCGGTAACTCGCTTCTTTTCTCTCAGGTCTCGGCGGTCTCCTATGAGCCGCGAGCTATATCTGACCATTCCCCGTTATTGCTtgatattagtgttgagcggcataggccatattcgaattcgcgaatattcgcgaatatatggacgaatattcgttatatattcgcgaatattcgttatattctcgttttattttcgcatatgcgaaaagtagcatattcgaaaattcgcgtatgcgcaaATTAACATTTTTGTGAATATTAGCGTATACAAAATTTAgcatgcgcgaaaattcgcatatgtgaatattagcatatacaaaatttaacatacgcgaacattcgcatatgcgaaaattagcatgtgctaattttcgtatatgcgaattttcgcgcgccagtctcacacagtagtattacagccttctttacaccacacaagctggaagcagagaggggtgatcactgtgatgtgtactgtgaagaaaaaaaaaaaaaaacacgaatattcgtaattacgaatatatagcgctatattcgcgaaattcgcgaattcgcgaatatgcgatattcgcgaataatattcgaattgcgaatattcgcgagcaacactacttgatATCGCCATGGCCGATCCTGGACATGATGGAGAGCGACAGCGCAGGGCAGCAGCGACGTAGTGATACGGCATCGGAGGAGCGGTGGACTGATGGACCAGAGTGgcgaggacacgtgagtataatccATGCATACCGaatcccccaacatacgatattttcaaacactaaaccccaaggccaaagcccggggtgaaaaacccctattgcttacccctaaaaatttacttttattcaATATAGATAAAAATTCCCAAAACTGCTAAATGTTAAAACTGATGCCAGGTGTACCTAGTATTAACAATGTCAGAATAAAGAGAATAGTGTCCACTATTTCTCCATGAAATTAGCCCTGCAGTAGCTAGTCATATGAAAGGTAACAAACTGGTATCGCTTTAAAGACGAaactctacatgtttcgccgcctccgcggctttttcaagaggcaatggtggcaatggcagCGGCCAAAATGGCGGACGGGGTATTTATAAACCTCCTTCCCCTTTGTCATCAAGGTGCGTCCTGGTGCTCTCCAATGGGATTTTCTTTTACACCTGTTATTATCCAAATCACCAATGGAGTTTCTCCCATACTCAAATTCACCTGTGTGAGTAGACAACTCACCTATCACTTAATGTTCCGGAGTCCGTCACGTCCGCGTCACATCTGCTTCGCATCTCGTCATCCACTGGTGCCTGTGTTTACTCCCTCCATCATATTATTGCGCCGTGCATGTCCAATGCCGGCTTTTGCGAACTTAGTCTGTGCTGCCGTTAACTAGTCTGTAGCGCATGCGTTAGAGATCCGCGCATGCACTAGAACTTAGAAGTCTCCGTCATTTTGGCTCATACATTGCCTAGtacatagggtggatcagtgtaATGTAGCCTAAATGATATTTGAAGATTGGTAATGATATCTATAAAGTAAGATGACAACACCACTATCATAGTGATCCACAATGACAaaggtgtatacattatattagGCAATGATGACAATATACTGAAAATGATGTTAGTCTATCCTGACACGAATTGTAGCAATATCTACCTAAGTGAAATGCCAAATGCTGATAATATATCTTTTGACTCATTATTATTGATCCCTATATACGACTGGCACGCAATACTATATATGAGTAGCAGAAGACTATAGGGCAAAATATATGGACGTGACCTGAGATATCATAATAGCTGCtgccaaataataaataaatatatccttgggaaaaaaaatcaaaaattcgtGTGAAGGCTTATCATAAAAAAGCTGCAAAAGAAAAGCCTTCATTCAAACCCCTTGAAGATTGACTAGGCAGTCGCCAAATCCATCTCGCCTCCTCTTGTAGTAGGCGAGTATCAATGTTTCCCTTCCTCGGTCCTTGTTGTAATTGACACAAACCGAAAAAACTTAATCTCCTCCAATCTCCTATTATGAGTTGCCAACATATGTCTCACCAATGGCGTATCCTTCGCTGTTCTGATATTACTCAGGTGTTGTGAGATTCTTCTCTGCAGCTCCTGAGTTGTTTTCCCCACATATATCTTGGGGCACGTGCATTGGGCAACATATATAACATTGTGTGATCCACAGTTAATGAACTGTCTGATTTGGTATATACGGTTATCTACCGGGTTCACAATTTCTTTGGTTTTCTGTATGTACCGACAGAAACTGCAATGTCCACAGGGATAGGTGCCCACTGTCTTATTTTtgagccagctctcccctctatCCGTACTCTTGAAGTGGCTATGCACAAGTTGGCCCTTGAGGCTAGGTCCCCTGCGGAACGTTATACTTGGGGTAGTACCTATAACGGGTGCGAGATCAGTGTCTCTTGCCAGTAGATACCAGTGATGCCTGAGAACAGACATCACTTGATCAGTATGGCCATCGTAGGTGCCAATGCACCTTACTTTTTTGGATGAATAAATCGGTCTAGAACCCGTTAATAGGTTGTTTCTTTCTGAATGACAAGCTCTGTGATAAGCTTGTTTAAGATGTTTACGGGGATAGCCCCTCTGTCTAAACCTGTTGAGTAAGTTCGCGCTTTCTTTCTGGAAACTGCTCTCctccgaacagttcctcctgGCCCTGAGGTACTGACCGACCGGTATACTCTTTTTAAGAGACCCCGGGTGCCAGCTATCCCAGTGTAGGAGGGAATTGGTGGAAGTGGGCTTACGGTAGATGTCCGTCTGAATATGGTTCCGGTCATCAATATAAATTGTCAGATCCAAAAAATTAATACTTCTCCCTCCAATCTCCGAGGTGAAGGACATACCGATGTCGTTGTCATTCAATATCGTGATAAATTCCTGAAAGAGTTCAGGTGACCCGTCCCACAAAATAAGGACGTCATCTATGTAtcgttcaaaaaaataaaatgtgctctgtGTATAAAATCAAATCTTCAGAAAAAACAAAtgtgctctcccaccaccctaaaaacaaATTAGCATAATTAGGTGCACAAGAAGCCCCCATAGCGGTGCCCTGTGTTTGGTGATAGACAGTGCcattaaaaaggaaataattatGTGTGAGAATAAATTCCAAAAGTGAAAGAATAAATCTATTGTGCCCGTAAAATACTGATGTATTCTTGTTTGTCCATAACGACCACATTGCCGCCCTTGTCACTGGGCTTAATGACAATGTCATCATTATTTCTTAAATTAGTCAGGGCCAGTTGCTCATCTTTCTCCAAGTTGGAGTGAATTCTGCCCCTATCAGGGCGGATTTTGCTGATCTCTTCGGTGACAATATCCACAAAAATGTGGATATTTGGATATTGAGAAAAACAGGAAGTCATCTTTGACTTGGGTTTTAATTCAGTGAAAGGTGCTTCGAAGCATGAACTGACCCCAAGGCTGAGCCTCATACATCTACAGAAGCTGCAGAGTCATAGAGGACTGTAAAAATgcaagtactacaactcccagtgtgctctGTCTGTACCCCCCTGAGGCTCAAGGATGGAGGAGGCACAGGCTGAACAGACACACCTccctatgggggaaatttatcaaaacttgttctgaggaaaagttgctgagttgcccatagcaaccaatcagataatttcttttatttttgaagaggcctctgattggttgctatgggcaactcagcaacttttcctctggacaggttttgataaacctactGTGCTGAGCTCTGTGCAGGCAGATGACAGGCCTGTGCGTGAGggagaagtctccaccaatcacagctcagctggcagagggagggggcggggttagCTCTCTCCCTCACAACACAGAGGGCTTAGagaaataccggccattgaattaCC is drawn from Hyla sarda isolate aHylSar1 chromosome 4, aHylSar1.hap1, whole genome shotgun sequence and contains these coding sequences:
- the LOC130367460 gene encoding speedy protein 1-A-like translates to MRKRKRELTALYEEECSASATQEEPEKTEDQPKEEETDGETKKKREQTDNNRRETTDDAILQPEERAAFYRLLDEGHIQLFLGRDSCYKIADKYLLAMVLIYFRRANLRTEEYNTYFFPALFLANQFEEDEMFRREIYPWALGPMWTAMKTWMLHLRNLLLLRMRFHA